One Gossypium raimondii isolate GPD5lz chromosome 3, ASM2569854v1, whole genome shotgun sequence genomic window carries:
- the LOC105793971 gene encoding protein PATRONUS 2, with protein sequence MASRTVGLIQDQNVNVHYNGASLLRKANIATAPRKGGIGGRKPLGDLSNSVNPTLNQTSKKENSKILSFTEKETSVSKLAHDSSKKKSVSKASEKVQVGGRKALSDISNSGKPRLKETSKKNQTSKLTILAENPSEPEDIAKEGFLHNHDECIKAQKKAISANEFLRILRLEDFSKPASAKGIRMPNEMPMSPSRYLEAKEMSELLMEDWSPPKCKLSKKLNSAPPSPEPLDHMRWDDPELVPGFVLIGSP encoded by the exons ATGGCTTCGCGTACTGTTGGTTTGATTCAAGATCAGAATGTAAATGTTCACTACAATG GTGCTTCTCTTTTGAGGAAGGCAAATATTGCTACTGCACCGAGGAAAGGTGGTATTGGTGGCAGGAAACCGCTTGGTGATTTGTCAAATTCGGTTAACCCGACCCTGAACCAGACATCGAAAAAGGAGAATTCTAAAATTCTTTCATTCACTGAGAAAGAGACCAGTGTCTCAAAACTTGCACATGATTCAAGCAAGAAGAAGAGTGTCTCTAAAGCTTCAGAGAAAGTGCAAGTTGGTGGTCGGAAAGCTCTCTCTGACATTTCAAACTCGGGTAAACCACGCTTGAAGGAGACATCAAAGAAGAATCAAACTTCAAAGTTAACCATTTTGGCAGAGAATCCAAGTGAACCCGAAGATATTGCGAAGGAAGGATTTCTGCACAATCACGATGAATGTATCAAAGCTCAGAAAAAAGCTATAAGCGCGAATGAATTTTTGCGGATACTCCGATTAGAAG ATTTCTCCAAACCTGCATCTGCAAAGGGAATTCGTATGCCAAATGAAATG CCCATGAGTCCTTCAAGGTACTTGGAAGCTAAAGAGATGAGTGAGCTACTGATGGAAGATTGGTCACCTCCGAAGTGTAAGTTGTCAAAGAAACTCAACTCAGCTCCACCTAGTCCGGAGCCTCTGGATCATATGCGGTGGGATGATCCTGAATTGGTTCCCGGTTTTGTGTTGATTGGATCACCATGA